The following proteins are co-located in the Paludibaculum fermentans genome:
- a CDS encoding UDP-glucuronic acid decarboxylase family protein, which produces MRYLVAGAAGFVGSHLCDRLIAEGHEVCAVDNFITGAERNIAHLKSRPRFQFIHHDVIQPIHVDGPLDYVLNLASPASPKDYLDHPVETLRVGSEGTRNLLELALEKDAGFLLTSTSECYGDPLEHPQKETYWGNVNPIGPRSCYDESKRFAEAVTMAYHRTHGVRTTIARIFNTYGPRMHLNDGRIVPAFIDQALRNAPMTVFGTGAQTRSFCYVSDLVDGLLRLAHSSERLPVNLGNPVELTVLEFAERIRVLTGATSQLVFEPLPQDDPQRRRPDITKANQVLGWQPQVGLDEGLTYTIEYFRVPV; this is translated from the coding sequence TTGCGTTATCTCGTAGCGGGAGCTGCCGGATTTGTCGGTTCCCATTTGTGCGATCGATTGATCGCTGAAGGCCACGAAGTTTGCGCCGTAGACAATTTCATCACCGGGGCGGAGCGCAACATCGCTCATCTGAAAAGCCGACCCCGTTTCCAGTTTATTCATCATGATGTAATCCAGCCGATCCACGTGGATGGGCCACTGGACTACGTCCTAAACCTCGCGTCTCCGGCTAGCCCTAAGGATTACCTGGACCATCCCGTGGAAACCCTGCGAGTTGGCTCGGAGGGGACGCGGAATCTGCTTGAGCTCGCGTTGGAAAAGGATGCCGGATTTCTACTGACATCCACCTCGGAGTGCTACGGTGACCCACTGGAGCATCCGCAGAAGGAGACCTACTGGGGCAACGTCAATCCGATTGGCCCCCGATCGTGTTACGACGAGAGCAAACGGTTTGCGGAAGCCGTGACCATGGCGTATCACAGAACGCATGGCGTTCGTACTACAATTGCCCGCATCTTCAATACCTACGGGCCGCGCATGCACTTGAACGATGGCCGCATCGTGCCCGCTTTCATCGACCAGGCGCTACGCAATGCGCCGATGACCGTGTTCGGGACCGGAGCTCAGACGCGCAGCTTCTGCTATGTGAGCGACCTGGTGGACGGCCTGCTGCGGCTGGCTCATTCTTCCGAGCGGCTGCCTGTCAATTTAGGCAACCCGGTAGAACTGACAGTGCTGGAGTTCGCTGAGCGGATTAGAGTCCTTACCGGCGCCACGTCGCAGCTTGTTTTCGAGCCGTTGCCGCAGGACGACCCCCAGCGGCGGCGTCCGGATATCACCAAGGCCAACCAGGTGCTGGGCTGGCAGCCGCAAGTCGGGCTGGACGAAGGCCTGACGTATACGATTGAATACTTCCGCGTTCCGGTATAA
- a CDS encoding (Fe-S)-binding protein — protein sequence MVEKILFFVVAAGSLFAFWGRFGTVYQTILRSKHDADFQLAPVGKRIWDFFWEVLCQAKVIKERPLPGLAHAFVFWGFCAFGLVTLNHLAMGAGLHLMGRDNPIFLPAVLFSILVTLSMLGLAIRRFIVRPKWLGSKVSWESGLIALLIITLMLTFLADYLLRPEEGSSLDRLLWWSHTLALLIFLPLLPHTKHLHLLLSPVTIFLSRGGFSRVPPLEGDEDFGLDTGKDVTQLLALQAFSCVECGRCQEHCPASNTGKLLNPKEIALGLRGYLKENGAASEQPLLGVHLQEEAIFQCTTCGACEYQCPVGIEHLPLIIGLRRGAVNTGKWEDEYGGQLFLKLERNGNPLGMAALERDRFIQRSELPIFDGTQEYCLWLGCMGSYDPKGREIVLSLVRILKHLGVTYGVLKKEKCTGDSARRLGNDLAFQQLAEFNIGQMKAAKVTKLLSICPHCVRTIREDWREFGVEFEIEHHSVFLARHQSKLPTAAGSEKIVYHDPCYLGRYQDVYDEPREVVKASGTLLEADKSKERSFCCGAGGGLVFLGEEKGDRVSHERTNQLLATGADVVAAACPFCNTMFRDALSAIKPQGGPQLLDIAQIAAARLPSEIPNPQ from the coding sequence ATGGTGGAGAAAATTCTATTCTTCGTGGTGGCGGCTGGATCGCTATTTGCATTCTGGGGGCGGTTCGGCACCGTATACCAGACGATCCTTCGATCCAAGCACGACGCGGACTTCCAGCTGGCCCCTGTCGGCAAGCGCATCTGGGACTTCTTCTGGGAGGTCCTGTGCCAAGCTAAAGTCATCAAAGAACGGCCTTTACCAGGCCTGGCCCATGCCTTTGTCTTTTGGGGTTTCTGCGCCTTCGGCCTGGTCACGCTGAATCATCTTGCAATGGGGGCGGGATTGCACCTGATGGGGCGCGACAACCCCATTTTTCTCCCCGCGGTTCTCTTTTCGATCCTCGTCACCCTCTCAATGTTGGGCTTGGCTATTCGCCGTTTTATCGTTCGACCTAAGTGGTTAGGATCTAAGGTCTCCTGGGAGTCGGGACTGATCGCCTTGCTGATCATCACCCTGATGCTCACCTTCCTGGCGGATTACCTGCTGCGGCCCGAGGAGGGCTCTTCGCTCGATCGCCTCCTCTGGTGGTCGCACACCCTGGCCCTGCTCATCTTCCTGCCCCTGTTGCCGCACACCAAGCACCTCCACCTGCTGCTGAGCCCGGTCACGATCTTCCTTTCCAGGGGCGGTTTCAGCCGGGTGCCGCCACTGGAAGGAGACGAGGACTTTGGCCTCGACACCGGCAAGGACGTCACCCAATTGCTCGCCCTGCAGGCTTTCTCGTGCGTGGAATGCGGCCGCTGCCAGGAGCATTGCCCGGCAAGCAATACCGGCAAGCTCCTCAATCCAAAGGAAATTGCCCTAGGGCTCCGCGGCTATCTGAAGGAAAACGGAGCGGCCAGCGAACAGCCGTTGCTCGGCGTCCACCTTCAGGAAGAAGCCATTTTCCAGTGCACCACCTGCGGAGCTTGCGAGTACCAGTGCCCCGTCGGGATCGAGCACCTGCCCCTGATCATCGGTCTCCGCCGTGGCGCCGTGAACACCGGGAAATGGGAAGACGAATACGGCGGACAGCTCTTTCTCAAACTCGAGCGCAACGGCAATCCTCTCGGCATGGCCGCGCTGGAGCGCGATCGCTTCATTCAACGCAGCGAACTGCCCATTTTTGATGGCACCCAGGAATACTGCCTCTGGCTCGGCTGCATGGGCTCGTACGACCCCAAGGGCCGAGAGATCGTGCTCTCCCTGGTCCGCATTCTCAAACACTTAGGCGTCACCTACGGCGTCCTCAAGAAGGAGAAGTGCACGGGGGACTCCGCCCGCCGCCTCGGCAACGACCTGGCGTTCCAACAACTGGCGGAGTTCAACATCGGCCAGATGAAAGCCGCCAAGGTCACCAAACTCCTCTCCATCTGCCCGCACTGCGTGCGAACCATTCGCGAAGACTGGAGAGAGTTCGGAGTCGAATTCGAAATCGAGCACCACTCCGTCTTTCTGGCCCGGCACCAGTCGAAACTCCCCACCGCCGCCGGCTCGGAGAAGATCGTCTACCACGACCCCTGCTACCTGGGCCGCTACCAGGACGTCTACGATGAACCGCGCGAAGTCGTGAAGGCCTCCGGCACGCTCCTCGAAGCGGACAAATCGAAAGAGCGGAGCTTCTGCTGCGGCGCAGGTGGCGGCCTGGTTTTCCTGGGCGAAGAAAAGGGCGACCGCGTCAGCCACGAACGCACCAACCAACTCCTCGCCACCGGAGCCGATGTGGTGGCCGCCGCCTGCCCATTCTGCAACACCATGTTCCGCGACGCCCTCTCCGCCATCAAGCCGCAAGGCGGTCCGCAGCTTCTCGATATCGCTCAGATCGCAGCAGCCAGGCTACCGTCGGAGATCCCGAATCCGCAGTAA
- a CDS encoding NADP-dependent oxidoreductase translates to MLIRVSAAGVTPTELAWYPTSHRKDGGVREGAIPGHEFSGVVEAVGQGVGLLEVGRAVYGMNDWFSEGSTAECCLAPFASIAPKPPNLTHEEAASVPIGALTAWQGLFDRAKLQPGERVLVQGAAGAVGLFAVQLARFRGAHVIATASARNLEFVAGLGADEVIDYTKGPFEEQVRDMDVVFDGVGGETLRRSWSVLKPNGRMVTIAASEEATSDGRVKDAFFIVVPDQKQLYLVGEMLRSGSLRTVVDTVVPWTLAPEAYMNAVPRRGRGKVVIDVVATE, encoded by the coding sequence GTGTTGATCCGTGTAAGCGCGGCTGGGGTTACGCCGACAGAACTCGCGTGGTATCCGACGTCCCACAGGAAGGATGGAGGTGTGCGCGAAGGCGCCATACCCGGCCACGAGTTCTCAGGAGTGGTTGAGGCGGTTGGGCAAGGCGTCGGCCTGCTGGAGGTCGGGCGGGCAGTGTACGGCATGAATGACTGGTTTTCCGAGGGTTCGACGGCGGAGTGCTGCCTCGCGCCCTTTGCTTCCATTGCCCCAAAACCGCCGAACCTGACCCATGAGGAGGCGGCCTCAGTTCCGATTGGAGCTTTAACGGCGTGGCAGGGCCTGTTCGACCGGGCAAAACTGCAGCCGGGCGAGCGGGTGCTGGTGCAGGGGGCGGCGGGCGCGGTCGGGCTCTTTGCCGTGCAACTGGCCAGGTTCCGGGGTGCGCATGTGATTGCTACCGCGTCGGCCCGGAATCTCGAGTTTGTCGCTGGGCTGGGGGCCGATGAAGTGATCGACTACACGAAGGGGCCGTTTGAAGAGCAAGTGCGCGACATGGATGTCGTGTTCGATGGGGTCGGCGGTGAGACGCTGCGGCGATCTTGGAGTGTCCTGAAGCCGAATGGCCGAATGGTGACGATCGCGGCCAGTGAGGAGGCCACCAGTGACGGCCGCGTGAAGGACGCGTTCTTTATCGTGGTGCCAGACCAGAAGCAGCTGTATTTGGTGGGTGAGATGCTGAGATCCGGTTCGCTCAGGACGGTGGTCGACACGGTGGTGCCCTGGACCCTGGCGCCTGAGGCGTATATGAATGCGGTGCCGAGACGAGGGAGGGGTAAAGTGGTGATCGACGTGGTGGCCACGGAGTGA
- a CDS encoding glycosyl hydrolase, whose protein sequence is MSLSRRLTDGEHYFLSNRLDRGQTISASFRVSGKRPELWHAEDGRVEPVFYRIENGRTTVPLQFDAGLHRSSTT, encoded by the coding sequence ATGTCCCTCTCTCGCCGCCTCACGGATGGGGAGCACTACTTCCTCTCCAACCGCCTGGATCGCGGGCAAACGATCAGTGCGTCCTTCCGCGTCAGCGGCAAACGGCCCGAACTCTGGCACGCCGAGGATGGGCGCGTCGAGCCCGTCTTTTACCGGATCGAAAACGGACGCACCACCGTGCCACTGCAGTTCGACGCCGGTCTTCACCGTTCCAGCACGACCTGA
- a CDS encoding glycosylhydrolase-like jelly roll fold domain-containing protein translates to MGASSPSFTGSKTDAPPCHCSSTPVFTVPARPETTLVTLDGAWELRCAPNPGAPGTTTLDHLASWSDNADPGVKYFSGTAAYQKSFEAPAGSLTKGRQLTLDLGDVRELAETSVNGHPLGIVWRPPYRVDITGAVKPGPNTFEIKVTNLWVNHLIGDQQPGAARISFTVPPTYKPDAPLPPSGLLGPVVIQQSVAGKP, encoded by the coding sequence ATGGGCGCGTCGAGCCCGTCTTTTACCGGATCGAAAACGGACGCACCACCGTGCCACTGCAGTTCGACGCCGGTCTTCACCGTTCCAGCACGACCTGAGACGACACTCGTCACTCTCGACGGAGCCTGGGAACTCCGGTGCGCACCCAACCCCGGCGCGCCTGGGACGACAACACTCGATCACCTCGCCTCCTGGTCAGACAATGCTGATCCGGGCGTCAAGTACTTCTCGGGCACCGCTGCCTATCAGAAGTCCTTCGAAGCCCCAGCCGGCTCGCTGACGAAGGGCCGGCAGCTCACCCTCGACCTGGGTGACGTCCGCGAACTGGCTGAGACCTCGGTCAACGGACATCCGCTCGGCATCGTGTGGCGTCCTCCCTACCGGGTCGACATCACCGGCGCCGTGAAACCCGGTCCTAACACCTTTGAAATAAAGGTGACCAACCTGTGGGTAAACCACCTCATCGGCGACCAGCAGCCGGGCGCGGCCAGGATCTCGTTCACCGTTCCGCCCACTTACAAACCCGATGCGCCGCTGCCGCCGTCGGGCCTGCTGGGGCCCGTGGTCATTCAGCAGTCGGTGGCCGGCAAGCCGTAA
- a CDS encoding winged helix-turn-helix transcriptional regulator: protein MSDSILLETRYPWNVFNSQCPTRQVLDRIADKWSVLILRRLSDGTLRFAQLRRAVDGISQKVLTNTLRGLERDGLVTRRIYASVPPRVEYSLTDLGRSLGGLVEGICCWAEANIERVEAARTVYDLASAAPEGEIH, encoded by the coding sequence ATGAGTGATAGTATCCTTTTGGAAACCAGGTATCCATGGAATGTGTTCAACAGCCAGTGTCCGACGCGGCAGGTGCTGGACCGCATCGCCGATAAGTGGTCGGTGCTGATCCTGCGGCGGCTGTCGGACGGGACCCTGCGGTTCGCCCAGCTGCGGCGGGCCGTGGATGGCATCTCCCAGAAGGTTCTGACGAACACCTTGCGCGGTTTGGAGCGCGACGGACTGGTGACCAGGCGGATCTATGCGAGTGTGCCGCCACGGGTGGAGTACTCGCTGACGGACCTGGGCCGGTCGTTGGGCGGCCTGGTGGAGGGTATCTGCTGCTGGGCCGAGGCTAATATCGAGCGCGTGGAGGCGGCGCGCACCGTCTACGACCTCGCGAGTGCGGCCCCGGAGGGGGAGATCCATTGA
- a CDS encoding SDR family oxidoreductase — MSNSILITGASGVLGRAIVSAFVEAGVTVRQGVRNLNSAKAGVPAVRWDYADPSTIAPALDGIDALLLMAPPLDAEAVAKLTPAIVAAKSAGLSHILLISAFGANYNEQAPLRVIEHLVIGSGIPYTILRPNFFMENFSEGFLAGSIKAQNGIFLAAGDGKTSFISIDDIAAVALAAFQKPLTGVELDLTGPESLDHTEAAGFISEAAGRPVAYHALTEEQMAAGARAAGLPESTIAYMAVLYSIVRGGFAAGITPVVGEVTGRPPLTFAEFARRNAAAWR, encoded by the coding sequence ATGTCGAACTCAATTCTGATCACCGGAGCCAGCGGCGTCCTGGGCCGCGCCATCGTGAGTGCGTTTGTGGAAGCGGGCGTCACAGTCCGGCAGGGCGTTCGAAATCTGAATAGCGCCAAAGCCGGAGTCCCGGCTGTCCGCTGGGACTATGCCGACCCTTCGACCATCGCCCCCGCTCTGGACGGTATCGACGCTCTGCTGCTGATGGCGCCCCCACTCGACGCCGAGGCCGTTGCCAAGCTCACCCCCGCCATCGTGGCCGCCAAATCTGCCGGCCTGTCGCATATCCTCCTCATCTCCGCCTTCGGCGCGAACTACAACGAGCAGGCGCCGCTCCGTGTGATCGAGCATTTGGTCATCGGCTCGGGCATTCCCTACACGATCCTGCGGCCGAACTTCTTTATGGAGAACTTCTCTGAAGGCTTCCTCGCCGGCAGCATCAAGGCGCAGAACGGGATCTTCCTCGCGGCGGGAGACGGCAAAACCAGCTTCATCTCCATCGATGACATAGCAGCCGTCGCGCTGGCGGCCTTCCAGAAACCGCTCACTGGTGTGGAGCTCGACCTGACGGGACCGGAGTCGCTCGATCATACCGAAGCCGCCGGATTCATCAGTGAAGCCGCCGGACGTCCCGTCGCCTACCATGCCCTGACGGAAGAGCAGATGGCGGCAGGCGCTCGAGCCGCCGGCCTCCCGGAATCGACCATCGCCTACATGGCTGTGCTGTACAGCATCGTGCGGGGCGGCTTCGCGGCGGGAATCACTCCAGTGGTCGGCGAAGTGACCGGCCGCCCCCCGCTCACCTTCGCCGAATTTGCACGGCGCAACGCAGCAGCCTGGCGCTGA
- a CDS encoding cupin domain-containing protein, giving the protein MNEYVGPLENTTLGNTTFRTVLFTGQHAQLVVMCLKPDEDIGDEVHPNVDQFFRIEQGNARFVFNGTEVRLVSAGDAVMVPAGTFHNVINTSSSLELKLYTIYSPPNHKAGTVHRTKAEAGVAETLQHQ; this is encoded by the coding sequence ATGAATGAATACGTCGGTCCCCTGGAAAACACCACGCTGGGCAACACCACTTTTCGCACGGTGCTCTTCACTGGCCAGCACGCACAATTGGTCGTGATGTGCCTGAAGCCCGATGAGGACATCGGCGACGAGGTCCATCCCAACGTCGATCAGTTCTTTCGAATCGAGCAGGGGAACGCCCGATTCGTCTTCAACGGGACAGAGGTACGGCTGGTCAGCGCGGGCGATGCCGTCATGGTCCCGGCAGGCACCTTTCACAACGTGATCAACACCTCCAGCAGCCTGGAGTTGAAGCTCTACACCATCTATTCGCCGCCGAACCACAAGGCGGGCACGGTGCATCGGACCAAGGCTGAGGCGGGTGTCGCCGAGACACTGCAACACCAGTAA
- a CDS encoding transglycosylase domain-containing protein codes for MLIKLRLRGDEGSASVAPGVVASRTMALRGRAWFHWFQAGCARLAARIRGARLPESGWRRGAVLVLGGVGAVAATLVLALTYHVRFDQDDLPDFEAFSRFELPSIGRIYDANGHPLMEMASQYRQLTPYEGIPPIVRGALVAAEDKNFFTHSGIDYTAFARVVWKLRVRTLLGRLTKLGWRNSANSAAIFPQGGSTITQQVVRGYFLQKMTAEENSDQLRHRQLPARALSAVIGARMVNMMFRKLEEIRLSLWIERAMEARFGSKRRAKEEILARYASLVYMGHGQYGFARAAEYYFGRPMSTFTIEDADKAALLAGTTKSARTYAPDSSQTERVRYRRDQILGLMEARALLTPDRARRARQKPIVTVVQAKPKSMVVSAVVGSVLDELKLLRADLDENDLQQGRVQVYTTVDTRIQEISNEALEHGLLQYEKRHPAASGLIQGSVIVLRNSDGAILAETGGRQFYKGRRSAYSDFNRVTQSLRQPGSAMKPLVYLAAFRSGRFDLDTMVPDEPISVPNGEGQEPKRISNYDGQFKGMIPLRLALAESRNTVAIWIAGQIGMNSILDTSQKLGIRTPLRSYVTTALGASEVNLRELSNAYRAIASGVVSQPRMIRKIVLDSGEEMPEPGRGPHSAGIDGRALSLIQEGLRSAVRMPTGTAHALDSYGLPFAVMGKTGTTNEFRDALFVGSTYGVDGITVAVRIGFDDNRSMGRAETGGRVALPVAQEILLGVYREKLAGPAPRFPGEMEQRISDYLSTGEPEADQVATAPAQPLSELNPQAP; via the coding sequence GTGCTGATCAAGCTGAGACTGCGTGGCGATGAAGGCAGTGCCAGCGTGGCGCCCGGAGTTGTTGCCAGCAGGACCATGGCATTGCGGGGCAGGGCATGGTTCCACTGGTTCCAGGCCGGATGCGCCAGGCTGGCCGCAAGGATTCGTGGCGCCCGGCTGCCGGAGTCCGGCTGGCGCCGCGGCGCAGTCCTTGTCCTGGGCGGGGTGGGCGCCGTAGCGGCAACACTTGTCCTGGCTTTGACTTATCACGTGCGGTTCGATCAGGATGACCTGCCGGACTTCGAGGCCTTCAGCCGGTTTGAGTTGCCTTCGATCGGCCGGATCTATGACGCGAACGGACACCCCCTAATGGAGATGGCGTCACAGTACCGGCAACTCACGCCGTACGAGGGGATTCCGCCGATTGTGCGCGGCGCGCTGGTGGCCGCGGAGGACAAGAACTTCTTCACGCACAGCGGAATCGATTACACGGCCTTTGCCCGCGTGGTGTGGAAGCTGCGGGTCCGCACGCTGCTGGGGCGGCTGACGAAGTTGGGCTGGCGCAACTCAGCCAACAGTGCGGCGATCTTCCCCCAGGGTGGCTCCACCATTACGCAGCAGGTGGTGCGCGGCTATTTCCTCCAAAAGATGACCGCCGAGGAGAACAGCGATCAACTGCGTCATCGGCAGTTGCCGGCTCGGGCCCTATCCGCCGTCATCGGGGCGCGTATGGTGAACATGATGTTCCGGAAGCTGGAGGAGATCCGGCTCTCGTTGTGGATCGAGCGGGCGATGGAAGCGCGATTCGGCTCGAAGCGGAGGGCCAAGGAAGAGATCCTGGCCCGGTACGCGAGCCTGGTGTACATGGGCCACGGCCAGTACGGCTTCGCGAGGGCGGCGGAATACTATTTTGGCCGGCCGATGAGCACGTTCACGATAGAGGACGCGGACAAGGCGGCACTGCTGGCGGGGACGACCAAATCGGCTCGCACCTATGCACCCGATTCGAGCCAAACCGAGAGGGTCCGCTACCGCCGGGACCAGATCCTGGGGCTGATGGAGGCCCGGGCGTTGCTCACGCCCGACCGGGCACGGCGGGCACGGCAGAAGCCGATTGTGACGGTGGTGCAGGCAAAACCGAAGAGTATGGTGGTTTCCGCGGTGGTCGGGAGTGTCCTGGATGAACTCAAGCTGCTGCGAGCGGATCTCGACGAGAACGACCTGCAGCAGGGGCGCGTGCAGGTCTATACAACGGTGGACACACGCATTCAGGAGATCTCGAACGAAGCCCTGGAGCATGGGCTTCTGCAATATGAGAAGCGGCATCCCGCAGCCAGCGGCCTGATTCAGGGCTCAGTGATCGTGCTGAGAAACAGCGATGGCGCCATCCTGGCCGAGACCGGGGGCCGGCAGTTCTACAAGGGGCGCCGCAGCGCCTACAGCGACTTCAATCGGGTGACCCAATCGCTGAGGCAGCCGGGGTCGGCGATGAAGCCCCTGGTTTATCTCGCAGCCTTCCGGAGCGGGCGATTCGATCTCGACACCATGGTGCCGGACGAGCCCATCAGTGTCCCGAATGGCGAAGGACAGGAACCCAAGCGGATCAGTAACTACGACGGCCAGTTCAAGGGGATGATTCCACTTCGCCTGGCGCTGGCAGAATCCAGAAACACAGTGGCGATCTGGATTGCCGGCCAGATTGGAATGAATAGCATCCTGGATACCTCCCAGAAACTGGGCATTCGGACCCCGCTGCGGTCCTATGTGACAACGGCGCTGGGCGCCTCGGAAGTGAACCTGCGGGAGCTTTCGAACGCATACCGCGCGATCGCGTCTGGCGTGGTGAGCCAGCCACGGATGATCCGGAAGATCGTCCTGGATTCCGGTGAGGAGATGCCGGAGCCGGGGCGCGGGCCTCACTCCGCCGGCATTGACGGCCGGGCGCTCTCGCTCATTCAGGAGGGGTTGCGCAGCGCCGTCAGGATGCCGACCGGCACGGCTCATGCGCTGGACTCTTACGGTTTGCCATTCGCCGTGATGGGTAAGACTGGAACGACCAATGAGTTTCGGGACGCGCTGTTTGTGGGGTCCACATATGGCGTTGACGGAATCACCGTGGCTGTGCGGATCGGTTTTGATGACAACCGGTCGATGGGGCGGGCGGAGACCGGGGGCCGGGTGGCGCTGCCTGTAGCGCAGGAGATCCTGCTTGGCGTATACCGTGAAAAGCTCGCGGGGCCCGCGCCGAGATTCCCCGGCGAAATGGAGCAGAGGATTAGCGATTACCTGAGCACCGGCGAGCCGGAGGCGGATCAAGTGGCGACCGCCCCGGCTCAACCTCTGTCGGAATTGAACCCACAGGCGCCCTAG
- a CDS encoding DUF6675 family protein: MPTVRLWTSSEGGAEWKPPPCTGWTGTGFSSLIATAARFRSSEGVDGLLRRLGAVSGLAGIRYWSATHGKWRTLIASARAMRDLGTDHPRQDFLPEEMTQGSVHYFEQVDNLSGAAVYRMRILEVSNGRLVFEIENSTSIRRFLVTIFQPGEMQAVYFLDREPAGVWRYYALLRTGRNANRLAAGHPSSSINRANAFYRWLAGIPTDQEPPAAR, encoded by the coding sequence ATGCCCACGGTGCGGCTCTGGACCAGCAGCGAGGGAGGCGCGGAGTGGAAGCCTCCACCCTGCACCGGCTGGACCGGCACGGGATTCTCGTCGCTGATCGCCACGGCGGCCCGCTTCCGCTCGAGTGAGGGTGTGGATGGATTGTTGCGCCGGCTGGGTGCGGTATCAGGACTGGCCGGGATCCGCTACTGGTCGGCAACCCATGGAAAGTGGCGAACCCTGATCGCCAGCGCCCGCGCGATGCGGGACCTGGGCACGGATCACCCCCGCCAGGATTTCCTGCCCGAGGAGATGACGCAGGGGAGCGTTCACTACTTTGAGCAGGTGGACAATCTGTCAGGTGCGGCCGTGTATCGAATGCGAATTCTGGAGGTCTCGAACGGAAGACTGGTGTTCGAAATCGAGAACTCCACCAGCATCCGGCGCTTCCTGGTGACGATCTTCCAGCCCGGTGAGATGCAGGCGGTGTATTTTCTGGATCGCGAACCGGCCGGCGTGTGGCGATACTATGCCCTGCTGCGCACCGGACGAAATGCGAACCGGCTGGCGGCGGGGCATCCGTCGTCATCCATCAATCGGGCCAATGCGTTTTATCGCTGGCTCGCGGGCATACCGACTGATCAGGAGCCGCCAGCGGCGCGTTGA
- a CDS encoding PRC-barrel domain-containing protein — MLQTNEELAIGKMRVLAADTLVGDKVVNHQNEDLGKIEHLMIDLENGRVAYAVLSFGGFLGMGDKLFAIPWNALKVDTVEKRFIMNADKKKLELAPGFDQDHWPNMADRSWGAGVYKYYDATPYWS; from the coding sequence ATGCTTCAAACAAATGAAGAACTAGCGATCGGCAAGATGCGCGTGCTTGCGGCGGATACGCTCGTCGGCGACAAGGTGGTCAACCACCAGAATGAGGATCTCGGAAAGATCGAACACCTCATGATCGACCTGGAGAACGGCAGGGTCGCTTACGCCGTGCTCTCGTTCGGCGGGTTCCTGGGTATGGGAGACAAGCTGTTTGCGATCCCATGGAATGCCCTGAAGGTCGACACGGTGGAGAAGCGGTTCATCATGAACGCGGACAAGAAGAAGCTCGAGCTTGCCCCGGGATTCGACCAGGATCACTGGCCGAATATGGCGGATCGCAGCTGGGGCGCCGGCGTGTACAAGTACTACGACGCAACGCCGTATTGGAGCTAG